The genome window tgctGTGAGACTTCGAAGTGGTGTAACCTTTAGAAATATCTTGTCCCCAACTttaaactccaaatcctttcgtTGATTATCAGCGTAGCTCATCTGTCGACTTTGCGCTGTCTGAAGCCTCTGACGTATCACTTTCACCTTCTCATACACATCCTCGATCCATGGTACTGTAACTGGGTCAAAAACTCTTATttcccctacttcatcccagAATATTGGTGATCGGTATTTTCTTCCATAGAGAGCTTCATACAGTGCTATTTGTATGGAAGAATGGTTGCTattattatatgcaaattcaactAACACCATGTATTGTCCCCAACTtccacaaaaattcaaaatacaggtcctcaacatgtcttcaagtgtttgaatggttctctccgactgtccatcagtttggagatggtaagtggtactaaagttcaacttggtccccaagGGTCCTTGTAATTGTTGCCAGAAATGGGACACAAACCGTGGGTCTCTGTCAGAAACAATGCTCACTGGGATCCCGTGCAATCTTACTATCTTGTCCATGTACAGTTGGGTCAATTTCTCCAAAGAGTATCTTATATTTATAGGTAAAAAATGAGCAGACTTGGTCAACCTGTCTACTATTACCCAAACGACGTCATGACTTTTCTAGGTACGGGGTAACCCTGATAtgaaatccatggtaatatgtTCCCATTTTCATTCAGGGATTTCAAGAGGTTGTAGAAGACCTGAGGGCTTCTGATGTTCAGCTTTCACTTATTGGCACACTAACCACTTTTGGACGAactgagcaatttccttcttcattttatcccaccaatacagtCTTCTCAAATCTTGGAACATTTTACTGCTTTCAGGATGTACTGTATACTTGGATCaatgtgcctcttccaaaatgtccctttttatcacttcatctTGCGGTACCACTATCCGATCACGAAATTTCAAGATACCCTTGGAACTCACATTAAAGTATGAGATttcccctttttgcactttttctACCCATTTTTGCACCATCTGGTCATTCTTCTGAACTTCTTTAATTCGATCCAACAAATCAGATCTCATCGTGATATTGCCCAAAATCAATCTCTATCGCTCCAACCGTGAGTTCCATTCACTCATTTTTTCTAATAAACTCCACTCCTTGACCATTAATCCACCTAATTGAACTTTCCAACTTAAGGTATCTGTTACAACATTCGCCTTCCCCGAGTGGTAGTTAATTGTACAGTCATAATTCTCAAGAAATTCCACCCACTGATGTTGTCTCAAGTTTAGCTTATTCTGAGAGAATAGGTATTTCAAACTCTTATGGTTAGTATAcacctcaaaagtcaccccatatAAGTAATGCCTCTACTTCTTTAGGACAAAAACAACAGCGGCCAACTCCAAATCATAAGTCGGGTAATTTCGCTCATGGGGTTTTGACTTCCTAGAAGCATAGGCAATTACACTCCCATTTTGCATTAGAACACATTTCAATCCTTCTCTTGAGGCATCCGTATATacaattgtagacaccaaatttttggagtaatttcatttattttttatttttagttttttatttgtcgtgttcgttttttagtttttagtttttagtttttagtttctagttttatttttatttttaagttttagcatagaatttcttgaaaaaaaagaaaaatagcaattttgttttatttatctatttttagtcaattttacttaatttatcttttatttttgtttattgattgtttggttcatttagaaaagagaaaatgatggaaaaagaaaaacattttgcttaaattgttgttttttttacTTTACTTAATCTTATTGACAATttagtttaattattttcttttctttcaaaaaaaaaaaaaagatacgcagcatgcaagctgcgtattgtcgcagcttgcaaacagaGAATTGGGCAGCCCCTTTAGCTGCAATTTTTGGAGAGGATAGctgagggttttagggttgctaGCTTGGTATAAATAGAACAGAAAACACAGCTTTAGAGGGGGGCATACAGAAAGAGTGAGGGGGCGGCTGATTAAGGGAAAGAAACCTACGGGCTGGACAGGAGAGAGCTGAGAGTGAGCGAGAGTTTTCTGGCTGAGAGGGAAGTGAGATTGAGAGAGGGAAGGCAGAAACAGAGAACGAAGAAGCAAAGCACGAGAGTGGGCGGCTAAAAGTAAGGGCTAAAACGAAAAAGGAACGGCGAAAAAGTTTGGATGACGGCTGGAAATCTGGGAAAAAGCTGCGGCAGAAAGGAAGAGTCTTATGACAGCTAGGGTTACGAGCTGAGGGTTGAGAAGAGGGAAATCTGGAGAGCAAGAAAGAAACCATAGGAGGGAATCACGGCTGGGCAAAAGCTTGGAGATTTCGGAGGGAGAGGGGCCGCTACTCAAGTTTGCTGCTGAAACCCATCAGAAAATAGCACCTGTAGTAGCAAGACTccagctttaaaaaaaaataagggacGGCGGAGAGAAGGAGGGATGCGAGTTGACGGctgaggaaaagaaaactagagAGAGCAGGGAGAGGTTTTtaacggcaaaagaaagaaacaaaaagaaaggttGCAACTGAGAGAGGGAGAGCTAACAGTTGGGCTTCAGGAAGAATCTGGGTTGCAAGGAAGGAACAAAAAGGTTCTGGTTCGTTGGAGCAAGGGAAAGGATCAGAAGGAGGAACTGCTGGAAAACTTCGTTCATCGGCTGATTTTTGTTCACAGACTGCATTAGCTTCTGTCAACTCTTTAAGGTATATTTCCAAGTTCCCCATTAAAGCTATATTTTAGATCTTTACTTGAAGCTCTTGGATGAAGTCTAGTTGTTTTCTTTTCCGTAAATCTGCTGAGGAGGGGATGAACTGTGgatcttgttttccttcttttcttgtttccatTGTCAAGAGTTTTGTGGGAAAAGCTAGAATTTTTCTGTTGATTAAAACCTTTTAGCAGCAATCTTGATAAAAATCTGAAGTTTTGTGCTCTTTGGCAGTAGCTTTAAGCGTggtttcactttctcttttgctgCACTTCATGCCTTGCTGTTTCATTTAGTTTATGGGAGTAGCGGATGTTGTGTTTTCCTTGCTTAAAATCTAAAAAGCTGGAAATAACGTTTGATGAACCTGTAGTTTGGTCATAGGAATGTGTTGGTTAATGTTTTTACACAAAGAGAAAAAATTTGCTGCAACAAGCCTGATGCTCTCGGCATGTTGTAGCAGTAGTGTGATTTGTTTTCCTACTCTCTTGGCTGCTGCAATCTTGGTTTATTTAACATTTGGTATGTTGTTCTTGGCTGTTTTGGGTTGCATTTGTTTTGGGTTTTAGCGTGGTGTAATGGGTGggttttcctttgaaaaatacTTCTTCAAACCAGATTTTCTGAAGAGATTCTAGCATTTcagtttcctttgttttttatCCTGCAATCAGTCATGGTCTAGCCTAGCTCTTCCTCTTGAATGTTTTGAACCCACTTGATGGAAACCCAGGGACCAGAGTCATTAGCTTTCCTTCACCTATAATTCTCTGCATTGTtagttttttcctttcttttctttttctgaaatttGCATTCGAAGTTGAGCTAATGGTCAGCTCATTTTATTGCATTTTGTGGTCGGAAGATTGTTGGAACTTACATCTTTCCCTGATTACAAGCTGTCGCATTTGGTATTGTAATGAGTCAGGGTTCATTTGAATaactttgcatgaaatttgtcCCGGATGAACAAAGGTGTTGCAGAAATTTGTTGTTCCTTCATAGCTTGCATGAAGCTTGCATGAAAGTGCTTCCAAGAATTCCATTGTGAATAAGTGTTTTAGCCATACTTAGTTGGAGTTTTGTTAATATGTGTTTTAGCCATACTTAGTTGCATGAAAGTGCTGCATGAATCCTGTTTGCCGAAAATTCCCTGGAGTTGCAAAAGCTCCCGAATGAAAGATGCAGCAAACATTCATTTTGGTTTTttacgtagcttgcatgaaatcaaaagaaaaattacattCTGACCCCTCAAGTCTCCCATTGTCctactatgacccaatcaattgaatgattttctcaatttggtccctggtagcttttaattttacaacttcattggttgtttgtttcaattaattactatgctttgtttcaattgcacttaagtcatgactttaggggctttatgaccaatgagcttgtgtttgcctattttctttaatttttccaaataaattggtaccttgaccatttcttctattttggaggataaataagtgacttcaccccattgaagctccaactcaagggaggtataacttcttttatttttttttgtctctcctatgtgatccaacgtgctatgtgaaaattgcatgtctacttgattcccttgcttttctttaattcctttaatttacttcatttacttttgctttttatttaagttattctttatgggtacacctcttggcttgtaatagatagggcttggagagcacttgatgaagacctattgaagacgtgtgcctagctagcaaatgtaataggtctattagcttggttgcttgcttttgtggctgtgttaatttgctttattaagttcttgcatctagtcgagcatgctaagtgttatgtgctatgtgtttatgagtgtttggcatgtctacttgctttctatagttgtagatgaatgtgatggatgaatgtacgtcaccacactagtccaatgctagttgtggctcattattccgttaggaattcatagaaagggctagtccaacgctagaccctatAGGCCATCCCCCTTTcattagtgcatacttgcatgttcactacatttcatgcatttttcttagttttttatcatttggcatgctcctccaatccttttcccctcattttaggctttttgcatcttcatgctagttatagggtacatttgcttgagagtcccctttcgataagggaaacgagcgagtttggctacaaaatagccttagcacgctagttcttccttctaatccaaggaaaaatcaaagtcgtaaagttaggaatccttcccgtacccgacttgatgcattcccttaggatcatacacttgcattctttttatatcacattcacactcttttagccacgttttctcactacttagatTTTTCTCACCACCTTTTTCCTATCTCTCATTTATTTTCAacctcacaaatggcactcaaattGCACTTCTAtgtatctattattctatttttcattcatttgcacacacaaacacctttattttctcacatttgcacacttgcacttgagtcctcacttgcattaatcacgacttcCATGAGAGCTTTCCtcattggccaccacaattcatgtggttgggacctaaaagcctcatgagaaacattttagatttaggattgcatttttctttccttttcgcatccattagtcatatccaacatgcgatacttaccttgggtagaaaaattaggaaaagtggggctaagtcacgcagctagctttggctagggtaagggagtgccttaggctttgcttttgccttctcccttatcaaatgtgacccccgatccctttctttggttacgtagacctaaaagtttttcaaaagggtttgtttactttttctttcaaaaacaaaacaaaaaatcatttttttgggtgacttggtacaccctaactccgtaccaagtggcgactccattttttcatccaaaacccttttttgaactttatttggccgaaccgtcgcatttcacaatcccacggcctttattttcactttcacacgatcacacacatatctcacacacaccacacacactacttccacacctatcaaaaagtggggcgcgacaacaaTGAAACTATCTTTCTCATTTGGCAAGGCTAAGACTGGCGCCGAAGCCAAccatttctttaattcctggaAACTAGCCTCACTCTTAGAATCCTAGACAAATTGAACATGCTTTTTCGCCAGGTCGTTTAAAGGTCCTGCtaatttggagaaatctttgatGAACCAACGATAATGCCCGGCTAAACCTAGAAAATTACGGATTTTAGTTGGGATTTCTAGGCGTTTCCACTCAGTTACGGCCTTTACTTTCACTGGATCCATAGAAATGCTATCTTTAGATATTATATGcactagaaaagaaatttgctctaaccaaaactcacacttgctaaacttggcatataactgatgttctcTTAAAATCTGTAAAACTATCCTCAAATACCGTTCGTGATCCTCTCGAGTCTTAGAATATACCAAGATATCATCTATGAATACCACGACAAATTGGTCTAAGTAGGGTTTAAAGActcgatgcatcaaatccataaatgcGACAGGAGCATttgttaaaccaaaaggcatcactacGAACTCGAAATGCCCATATCTGGAATTAAAAGTAGTCTTTAGTATGTCCTCCTGCTTAATTCGTAACTGATAATAACCTTGTCTCAGGTCCAATTTAGAGAAAACCACTGCTCCTCGCAACTGGTCAAAACAACACGTCAATGTATGGCAAAGGGTATTTATTTTTCACCATGACATCATTTAAGCCGTGATAGTCTATACAGAACCTCAAACTACCatatttctttttaacaaatagaaCAAGTGCTCCCCAAGGTGATTCACTTTCTCGAATAAACCCTCGCTCTAACAAGTCCTGTAATTGCAGGTTTAGTTCCTTAAGTTCGGTAGGGGCTATTCAGTATGGTGTTTTCACAATAGGAGCGGTTCTAGGCACCAAATCGATCTTAAATTCTATTTCTCTTTCTGGCGGCATCGACTTCAACTCGTGAGGGAAAACATCGAAAAATTCATTTACTACTAACACATCTTCCAATTTCACCTTATCTCCAGGAGTGTTAATCAAGAAAGCTTAGTAACTCTGCGCCCCTTTACTTAATAATTTCCTAACTCGAATTTTCGAAACAAATGCAAACGAGGCTAATCTACCTCTCACATCCAGTCTTAGAGTTGCCTTTCCGAGTATAGAGAACTCTACCACTTTAGTTTTACAGTTCAATTGAGCATTATAACAGGCCAACCAATTCATGCCTATAATCACGTCATACCCCTTGAGGTCTAGATTTATCAGGTCTACCACCAACTTCCGTTCTCCTacccaaatctcacaatttttatagACCATATTGGCAACTAGgctttgatccccagtaggtaTTCTAACTTCTAAATCATAGGGCAATTTAACAGGATTCACATCAATACCACACATAAAGGCAGGATTCACAAAAGAATGGGTTGCCTCAGGGTTAATTAAAAGCTTAGCTAAGCGGTGGAATACAgagatcgtaccttccactacctcAGATAATTCGGGAGCTCGCTGATAGTCCAAGGCAAAAACCCTAGCAGAGGTTTTCGGTCTACTCCTACTAGCAGTTGGTTGCTTAGGGTTTGACTTCTCCGGCTGCACACCCTCATTTTTTTCAAGATTTTTAACAGGATAGGTGGCGATTTGATGCTCGGAACTTCCGCAACGGAGACAGTTCCTCATCTTTTGCCAACAAGCATCCTTGGTGTGGTTTGTTTTATCACAATATCCGCATCTTGTTCGAGGAGCGAGTGTAGGACCACCTTGGGAGACAGTCCTCTGTTGTCCCCTTCCACTTTGAGCCTCTTTGGATGGAACTCCTCTCGGTGCTCTTGAGATTTGAACACCACCCGTACCCCTCCCAAACTTAGGAGGTGGTACATGTTGATCGCCCTACCCGGGAGCACTACTCAATGCGCTGCATCTCTTGGCTTGAAAGGTCCGAAACTTGGAATTTGGCCTGCTCcactcgttgagctttctcaagagcATCCTTAAATGTATCGATTTGAGTTGCAGCCAAGTCCTTTTGAATCTCTACATTCAAACCTTGTACAAACTGCCTTATGCGCATTTGCTCATTAACCACCAGTTCCGGAGCAAATTTGGAGAGTCGGGTGAACTGGGTCTCATATTCCGTTACGCTCGAAGTGCCTTGGCGTAGTTTGATAAGCTTATCCTCTTTTTTCTCCTGGATTAAAGGCGGAAGGAACTTCTCATTGAATTCCCTAGTAAAGTTTAACCAAGTACGTGGGGTTTGCTCCCTGTCCCACTTTGCCCTTCTACGTtgcaccaggaacgggccgcgcCTTCCAACTGGAAAACTGTGAAGGTCACTTGCCTCTCTTCAGTGTAATGTAACGCAGCGAATATATTCTCAATACGCTCAAACCAGTTCTCGGCAACTTCGAGATCGCGTCCCCCAAGAAATTTTAGAGGGgcgaatttttggaaccgttccaGGGCTATATCTTCACCTATCTCAAGGTCCCTTTACTGGTTACCAGGTATTTGACCGTACTGGTCAACCAATCGGGCTAATAAATCAGTCATACGGCTGATAGCTGTAGCAACCTGGTCCCCTCCTTTATTTCTGGGTCCTTAGTTCTGATTGGCTACAGACTCTTGTTCTTCCTCTTGGTCTTGGATTTGCCTGGGTCCATGCCCACGGCCCCGACCACGTAGTCGTCTACCTTCCATTATTACTCACTGGGCTAGGGTTCAAATATTATAACTAATAGGTAAGCAAGTTTTGAGTATGCAATAGATACTTATTCACAATCAAAAGTCCAAGAAAAATTGAAGTCGAAATCACAATAAGCAAGGGAAAACACAAAGCAATTAAAAGCCAATTCGAAATAAAGTCAAGgtcaaagtcaaaagtcaaaagtcaggatcaaagtcaaaatcaaagtattatacATTCAAAGGCTCATAGCAGTTATTTACAAGTTAACAAGGCCAAAAGTATCAAGTATGAGCCTTAATAGTACAAGCACAGTTCATCAAGTCATATCATGCACAAGCCAGTGTACGCAGTCAAAAGAGAACTGTGCATCCACCAAGTCACCACATCCCCCATCCTTTCTATGTATAATGGTCAAAATCATCCCCAATCGAAACCTAGAAGTGAAGACCTAATCCGCTGCGGGACTAGCTGACTCCCCCCATCCTGGGCAGGTTCAACTCCTGCCTCGCCTCCGACGTGGGAAGCCTCATCGCTCACATCTCCAAGTAGGTCATCACAAATGTTCAGGATCGACTCGGCTCTAGTCCTCACCTTTAAAGCTCTCGTAACCATGCGCTCCTGAGCTTCCCCTAGCTGCGCGCAAAGATCATCAATGCTTTCCTGGCCTTCAACCATATCATACTCGAGCTCCTTAATCCGCTCGatttgcattttattagtttccTTTAGTTGATTCACTTCACCTTCAAGCCTACCATTGTCTCTCGCTAGGGCCTCCCTCTCTTCTACCACAGCCAAAACTACGATATTGGGGTAGGCATAAGTATGGCGGCACTCGCAATGTTGAAAACGATTGGCTGGACTCCAGCGTACAGTGGCTTCTCTTGGCTGAATCTGGTACTTAATCATCGAGAGTACTCCATGGGGTGGCTCGCCAACTGGACTATCACTAGGGCCACTATGTCCATCCATCCTACACAAAGTGCAGAGAaaacttaagtactcttaaggggaaataatcaaatataatcctcaagtTGAAAATTCCTAACACGCCCAGACCAATTCAAACCTATGCTCTAATACCACCTATGGCAGTCCTACCTCTCCCTAGAGCGAATCCTaaggtatcagcggactgcctgctcaGTTGTCGCCGGGGCTCGGTTGATCAAAGAACTAGCAATTCAAGATAACCAGTGAAATAACTTCAAATCATGAGCGTACAAACCCTAATGGCATATAGTCGTCAAGCCAACTTTTCAAACTTAGAATATCAAGCTAAATGTCAAACTTACCGTTCCACACTTAAGTTACATAGCATATGTCAAACTTATGAATTCAAACTTACAAGAGTCAAAAGTAAAATCATctaaacaaaaggttacaattCGAAGTACCagttcaagtaaaagataaagcTTTGAAAGCTCTTGCCCCTATGTCCATCCCacatctgttaaggaaaacaaagggagtggggtgagataaaactcagtgaggttccaaataaactGATATGCACGTAGCCAGATAAAGATGTAAGGTAACAAGTAAACACAGTTTTGTACTACAACAATgaaatcacagttcaattcaaggatacgggtgaaTTCCAAATGCCAAATCTACTAGAGCTTGATCATACAAGaatcattgactctccgtcaacgtctGCATTTAAAGAATACAATGTCTGTAGAACTTTACTTTCTCCAATTCCCGTCCACTAGTCACCCCTTTACCAGGCCCAAACTCCTCAAACAGCAagtaggtaatactcgagtatatcggttTCTAGTTTTCAGTAAACAATCCCTAAGGTTTATCGACCTTCTCGACCAAGGCCTTACTAGCTCGATACAACCAATTTACCTATAAGATTGGGTACCCAAACAATAgtagtagttgatgggatatcgCCCAAACAATTCAAACACAGTCACATATAGAGAAATCACATCTCATAATAGTAGTATATAGAGCCTCAGTGGAATTAAaagaggtcgagtgcgataaagtacacgctcgcctcaaTTTTATGAAA of Coffea arabica cultivar ET-39 chromosome 5c, Coffea Arabica ET-39 HiFi, whole genome shotgun sequence contains these proteins:
- the LOC113689149 gene encoding uncharacterized protein, with the protein product MRNCLRCGSSEHQIATYPVKNLEKNEGVQPEKSNPKQPTASRSRPKTSARVFALDYQRAPELSEVVEGTISVFHRLAKLLINPEATHSFVNPAFMCGIDVNPVKLPYDLEVRIPTGDQSLVANMVYKNCEIWVGERKLVVDLINLDLKGYDVIIGMNWLACYNAQLNCKTKVVEFSILGKATLRLDVRGRLASFAFVSKIRVRKLLSKGAQSY